Genomic DNA from Candidozyma auris chromosome 1, complete sequence:
AATCAGAGGTTTTAAGATGTCTGATCGACCCATCTACGAGCTCCCTCCAGGAATGGTGGCTGCTGCGAAAAGACTCTCGCTCAGTCAGCTATAGTGGCAGTTTTCCCTACCTCACTCACCAGCATAGAAATAATCCTGCACTCCCTCAAAGTTCACTTCATTTCATCACATCACTAAACACCACTGAATTCACAATGGCTCTTCCTTCGCTGTGGAGGTCAACTGCTAAGTCAACACGTATAGCCCTTGCAGTGCTAACAGTGACGTCGCTGTTGGTGCTCGTGCTTAAAGTGCACGCCATGGGTCAATCAGAGGGGGCCGCAAGTCTACGTGACATCACCATCCCATATATTCAATTGATTCCCAGACACGCCATTTTTCATCCTTGGGTTTTTCTAACTGCTATTTTTGCTGAGATCTCAATAATAGGGTTCTTGATTTCTGCTGGTGTGCTCTTTGCCGCCACTAACTACATTGAGAAATTTTGGGGATACCAGGAAGTTCTTAAGTTTATTGTGCTAGTGGGATCCATCACAAACTTGACAACTGTCATGGTTGCCATCATCAGCAACATCTTTCGCAACGATGTTGGCGGAATGGACAAGCCATTAGGGGGAGGAATCTCCTACTACTTCAGCTTCCTTGTGGTGCTCAAACAAATCATTCCAGAGCACAACGTAGTCTTGTTTCAAGGCCTCATAAACTTCAGGGTGAAACACCTTCCATTCATGCTTTTGTTGATTGTCAGTGTGTGGTCTCTTGTTATTTCTAGGTCATTGTATCCCGCTGTGCCCTCAATTGTATCATTTTTCGTCAGCTACAACTACTTGAGATTCTACCAGTCTCTTTCTACGGATCCTCTTTTGCCAGTGACTTCGTTGAATGGAGACCAAAGCAGCGCCACTATTGTCACCGGTGATGCCTCTGATGCTTTCCTGCTCGCGGAGTTCTTCCCCAGCGCCATTAAGGCTCCCGTTTCTGTTGTGGTGAACCTGATATACGATGTAAGTGTACTTTTGGGGATTGTGACGCCATTCAATGATGAGGCTGTGGAGCAGAGTAATCTTCGTGCTCAGAAGATCTCTGAGCAGGTAAACAAAGCTAACAAGCTGATTGCCAACTCTGTGGCTGAGAGGAGAAGACAGGTGGCGCTTCAAGTAATTGAGGATAGAGTTGGTCATTCATAAATATCTAGTCAATAAAGCTAAGAGAAGCCAGATCACGTTTAGTGCGGCTTCCTAAAGCTCGAAGGCGAAGATGATGGTCGAAAGCTTGAGATAAAGCCGTTTTGTGGGAGAACGTTCGAGTAATGAGATCTCGCAGTAATCGGCACCTTTTGTCTAATGAATGgcgaagaggaaaaagcaCATGACCTCATATACGCGTCTGTATGCTTGATCTGTGTATTAAGTCACTTGATCACGGTACGATAGCAGTTAAAATGGCGAAATTAGCCTATCCACCATTTGATGATAGTAAATAAACGCGGTAATTTAGATATGCGGTTATGTTTCTGTCTCTGAAGAGATTGATATAGACCCATAGAATATTCATTCAAGACTCGTATTAATTGATTTTGACGTTCAAGCTGACGTTTAAACTGCTTTGAGCCTTTTTCGAGTTTCATAGTCTGATATTGGCTGTACCTTTCAAGTCAAGCATGCATCAATCTGTGTTAGCACgattcgcagccatgaACTGTTTACAGAAGATGTACCAAATTTAGAAGCACCTCCATTTACAAGTTGCCTCCAATATTTCAACCAGAAATTATGGTTATTTGTTTAAATAGTAGCCTTTTCAATACTTGACTCCTCTCTCCTCTACTTCAGGATCCTCCATATCCGTTCTTGGCTACTCCTTCAGTGGTAGTCCACGTCCTGCACAGTCTGCCATCAACCTATCGCAAAAACATAGTCCGTTCAACATTAGCTTCACATCTCCTTTTATGCTAACCCTTCGATTGAGGCCGAAGCTGAAAGTGGCTTCCGACTCGGGTGCATTTTTGCCTGAACCAGCCACTTTCAAAGGTATGAGGCCCAGGTCAAACAAAATTGTCCTTTTGCTAATCGTTTTCACGCTCCTCTGGTTCTTTAACCCACTTCGGTGGATGGCCGTTCCCTGGACAAGAAACGGGACCACGTACACTGCACCAAAACCATACATGTCTGAGTTTACAATTGAAACGCCGTCGAAATACATTTTTCCACCAGTGGATCACGTTCCTCAACTCAAGGAGCTAGGTGCTGCAGGGTTGGTGAGACAAGTCCGAATCAAGGATCCAGATATGCCCGAGGTGGAGAAAACGTTGTTTCAGTCCCTAAATGTGTATGATGATAAGGACCCCGTGACTCTGAAACAGAGGGATGAGGCAGAGGCTGCGTTGTCGGGAGAGGCTGCGGTGAAGGTAGCATTCAAGAACCAAGACAAGATGGTGTATAAACCCAAGACGATGAAAAATTATCCAAAGGTGGTCATTGTCACTGCAGTTGATTTTGATCAATATTCGATTGAGGCCATTACGAAAATCGTGCAAAACAGAGTCGACTATGGTCACAAGCAGAATTACGGAGTCTATGTAAGGTGGTATCAAGAGTTCGTGCCACTAATGAACAGTTTGGCTTTCTTGACCGACAAAGAGCGCTCCAAGTGGGTTCGTCTCTACTGCCTACGAGCTGCTATGTTTGCTTTTCCTCATGCTGAGTGGTTCTGGTACTTCGATCAGCACGGCTTTGTCATGAACCAGAATGTCGACCTCATAAATTACCTTCTCGACACCGAtgccttgaagaagagcatGTTGATCGAGCAACCAGTCATCCCTCCTGACGGTCTCATAAGGACTTACAAAAACATCCTGCCGTCAAGAGTGAGACTAATCTTCACCCAGTCAGATCAAAAAATCGAATCCAACTCTTTCATTGTCAAGAACGACTTCTTGGGCCGCGGCCTACTAGACACTTGGGGCGATCGATTATTTGTGAAGTATAACAATTTTCCCTACGGTCCTGAGTCTGCCATCACCCATATCCTTCAGTGGCATCCTTTTGCGCTCAGCAGATCTGCAATCGTGCCTGCTCGGACGATAAACTCTTTGCATAGTGAGGTCACGCCGAAAGAAGAGTCGAAAGACCAGCTCCATTACCATAAGGGAGATTTGGTTGTTCAGTGGTCTTCTTGTGAAACACCGCTCAAGTGCGAAGAAATCCTCAACGGCTACCATACAATCATGAAACTGGAGAACTAGCGGCAGTAATAATAGCATTTATAGAGGGGAATAAAGTTAAAGATTTACCATAATACAGCTTGTAGAATTCTCGAATAATGTATAATTCAAACCAATATAGAATAATAAACAGACTTTAGGGCATTAGAATGCCTTTGTAGTATAGACGTTGGAAGTAGTTGGAGTGAAACTCCAGAAAGTGATCTTGACGTCACTGGTAGACCACCAGGAGGAGACCTTACCTGTGTCATTGTTCTTCACCTTTCTAGGCTGGAAGAGACCTTCAAATGTACCGCTCATGTTAGCACCAAGGTTGTCGGCGATGAATCTACCAGCAACAGCTGGAGCGGCAATAATGACAATAAAGAGCACAAGAATAGCAAAGTACAAAGTACAGTACTTTCTGACTATTCTCTTTCTTAATTTGGCTTGCTTCAATGAGTAGATTGGTGGTCTAATGAGTCTTGAAGGCTTCAACCAGAACAACATGGTGGAGTGCCATCTGTCTATCAATGGGATGCACAAGATTGGCAATTGAatgaacaaaatcaaaTGAGCAAGAATGAAGTCACCGGCGAACTCAGACATCTCGATGATCTTGGCGACAAATTCTCTGGCTGGCTGAGTAGCGGCCATGTAACCCATACCAGTGTTGTACCACTTACCAGTCCAAAATGCAGTGTTGGATTTGTCGTTCTTAAATTCTCTggtcaagaacaacaaggtcaagatcttgaagaggaCTCTTTGAATGTAGATCATGGTAACGATACCCAACAACATTCTAGCAAAGTTGAAACCCTCAAGAACCCACATAACAATGAAGAAAACCAAGTGAACAATAACTGCAACACCATGGGCAACACCTGCAATGACAGCACCCGTCTTCTTACAGCACAAACCAAGCATTGGACCTGCACAACAAGCCATTCCAAGACAGACACCGAGACATCCAATATCAATGACAACTGGAGCAAGTGCACAAATCACAATTCTGACAACAGAGTTAACCTTGATTGGCTCAGTGGAGTCTCTGCCATCAACACTCCACCTGGTGACACCCGTTTGAGCATTCACATAAGTGTAAGCAACGAAAATACCAGCGGCATAGAAGAGACATGGCAAGAAGTCAGCCATGAAAACGTTGGATCTGTGAGCTCTCGAGGCATCACCAGCGGATTTCTCAGAAATGTCACCAgtcaactttctcttgaaACCAGTCACTCTAGATCTGGAAAGCTTGATGTAGCCAATCCAAGAGTTTCTGTGCCATTTGGTGTTACCACGAGACAACCATCTGATGAAGTCACGGTagtcaatgaagaagtcttcCCAAGCAAATTGATGTGGGTTGAAAAGGAATGGAGAGAACATCAAAGCAGACAAAGAAGCCCAGAACCACAACAATGGTGCTTGCCAGTGCGCAACAGAGCCgaacaaaagaatcaaCATCGATCTAGAACCCATGTAGATAGCAGAATCAGCAAATCTGGAGAACAAGATTGAG
This window encodes:
- the MNN11 gene encoding alpha-1,6-mannosyltransferase, with the translated sequence MLTLRLRPKSKVASDSGAFLPEPATFKGMRPRSNKIVLLLIVFTLLWFFNPLRWMAVPWTRNGTTYTAPKPYMSEFTIETPSKYIFPPVDHVPQLKELGAAGLVRQVRIKDPDMPEVEKTLFQSLNVYDDKDPVTSKQRDEAEAALSGEAAVKVAFKNQDKMVYKPKTMKNYPKVVIVTAVDFDQYSIEAITKIVQNRVDYGHKQNYGVYVRWYQEFVPLMNSLAFLTDKERSKWVRLYCLRAAMFAFPHAEWFWYFDQHGFVMNQNVDLINYLLDTDALKKSMLIEQPVIPPDGLIRTYKNISPSRVRLIFTQSDQKIESNSFIVKNDFLGRGLLDTWGDRLFVKYNNFPYGPESAITHILQWHPFALSRSAIVPARTINSLHSEVTPKEESKDQLHYHKGDLVVQWSSCETPLKCEEILNGYHTIMKSEN